The following proteins are encoded in a genomic region of Roseinatronobacter sp. S2:
- the tatC gene encoding twin-arginine translocase subunit TatC → MTKSPAQDDIEDKSAPLIEHLAELRSRLIKSVLAFVLAMLACFTVATPIFNFLTAPLCSALADRGQNCDLIFISPQEGFFVAIKVSLLGGFMLSFPVIAMQMWRFVAPGLYRSEKGAFLPFLVASPFMFLLGASFAFYIVTPLAYNFFLGFQQFGAAGEALEGGPATAPLSVVFQGSAQEYLNLTIKFIVAFGLCFQLPVLLTLMGKAGLVSEAGLRSGRKWAMVGILTLAALVTPPDVITQIILFAVVYGLYEISIFLVARVERKRNEKLRREGLLDEDDEIFADEMEDEK, encoded by the coding sequence GACAAAATCCCCTGCCCAGGATGATATCGAAGACAAAAGCGCGCCATTGATCGAACATCTGGCGGAATTGCGATCACGGTTGATTAAATCCGTGCTGGCATTCGTGCTTGCAATGCTGGCCTGCTTTACCGTCGCGACGCCGATCTTCAATTTTCTGACCGCACCGCTATGTTCGGCCCTTGCTGATCGCGGGCAAAACTGTGACCTGATTTTCATCAGCCCACAAGAAGGGTTCTTTGTCGCAATCAAGGTGTCGCTTCTGGGCGGCTTCATGCTGTCGTTTCCAGTGATTGCGATGCAGATGTGGCGGTTTGTGGCACCCGGCCTGTATCGGTCTGAAAAGGGTGCGTTCCTGCCCTTTCTGGTCGCGTCCCCGTTCATGTTCCTGCTGGGCGCGTCATTTGCATTCTATATTGTCACCCCTCTGGCTTACAATTTCTTCCTTGGCTTCCAGCAATTCGGCGCCGCGGGAGAGGCTTTGGAAGGTGGCCCCGCAACGGCACCTTTGTCGGTTGTGTTTCAGGGGTCTGCACAGGAATATCTGAACCTGACCATCAAGTTCATTGTGGCGTTCGGGCTGTGTTTTCAGCTGCCGGTTCTGCTGACCCTGATGGGCAAGGCCGGGCTGGTGTCAGAGGCGGGCCTGCGATCCGGGCGCAAATGGGCGATGGTGGGCATTCTGACACTTGCCGCCCTCGTCACGCCGCCTGATGTGATCACCCAGATCATCCTGTTTGCAGTGGTCTATGGCCTGTATGAGATTTCGATTTTTCTGGTGGCACGCGTCGAACGCAAGCGGAATGAAAAACTGCGCCGTGAAGGGTTGCTGGACGAAGATGACGAAATATTCGCCGACGAGATGGAAGACGAAAAATGA
- a CDS encoding ATP-binding protein → MTLPPFVLPSDAANTDLQNEDTASSLRRIADALERVSPPADTAPDFASADAFVWHVSPDHVQPVAQVNRVALDLLVGIGRSRDTLLANTVQFARGLPANNALLWGARGMGKSSLVKAVHAAVLEQVPESALKLVEIQREDLPSIGRLMAHLRKVDARFILFCDDLSFSHDDQHYKSLKAVLDGGVEGRPENVVLYATSNRRHLMPRDMIENERSSAISPSEAVEEKVSLSDRFGLWLGFHPCDQDEYLAMIQGYCTAYGLHIDPARLRAEAIEWQATRGSRSGRVAWQFFTDLAGREGVRI, encoded by the coding sequence ATGACCCTGCCGCCTTTCGTTCTGCCATCTGACGCCGCGAATACCGACCTGCAAAACGAAGACACCGCATCAAGCCTGCGCCGCATTGCCGATGCGCTGGAGCGTGTGTCGCCGCCTGCCGATACTGCCCCCGATTTTGCCAGTGCAGATGCATTCGTCTGGCATGTCAGCCCCGACCATGTGCAGCCGGTAGCGCAGGTCAACCGCGTGGCGCTGGATCTGTTGGTGGGGATCGGGCGTTCGCGCGACACATTGCTGGCCAACACTGTCCAGTTTGCGCGCGGTCTGCCTGCGAATAATGCGCTTTTGTGGGGCGCGCGCGGTATGGGTAAATCATCGCTGGTCAAGGCCGTTCATGCAGCGGTGCTGGAACAGGTGCCGGAATCGGCGCTGAAGCTTGTGGAAATCCAGCGCGAGGATCTGCCGTCGATCGGGCGGTTGATGGCCCATTTGCGCAAGGTGGATGCGCGGTTCATCCTGTTTTGCGATGATCTGTCCTTCAGCCATGATGACCAGCATTACAAATCCCTGAAGGCGGTTCTGGATGGTGGGGTCGAAGGGCGGCCTGAAAATGTGGTGCTGTATGCGACATCGAACCGCCGCCACCTGATGCCCCGCGACATGATCGAAAATGAACGTTCATCCGCGATTTCCCCGTCGGAAGCTGTTGAAGAAAAAGTGTCGCTGTCAGACCGGTTTGGCCTGTGGCTGGGGTTCCATCCGTGTGATCAGGACGAGTATCTGGCGATGATTCAGGGCTATTGCACGGCCTATGGCCTGCATATCGACCCCGCACGCCTGCGCGCCGAGGCAATCGAATGGCAGGCCACGCGCGGCAGCCGGTCAGGCCGCGTGGCGTGGCAGTTCTTCACCGATCTTGCTGGGCGCGAAGGCGTGCGCATCTGA
- a CDS encoding Gfo/Idh/MocA family protein, protein MRWGILGAAKIARTDVAPAIQLANGAELVAVATREVARAAPFQALVPGLTVHNSYDALLADPNIDAVYIPLPNHLHVEWSVKAAQAGKHVLCEKPIALHSSEIDQLIAARDTTGRLIAEAFMVAHHPQWALARDLLAQGAIGRLEHVDGCFTYTNRDLSNIRHIADMGGGGLRDVGVYPCFVTRMTTGMEPETLRADIRTQNGVDIFARVWADFADFTMSFYCGMMQARRQQMVFHGQDGWIALNAPFNGPNYGDCRVDWCDADGQITTRHFNNINQYALMIEAFGRSVRTGSAFACPLEMSRGNQVMIDAIFDAAA, encoded by the coding sequence ATGCGCTGGGGAATACTGGGGGCGGCCAAGATCGCCCGAACCGATGTCGCGCCCGCCATCCAACTGGCAAACGGTGCCGAACTGGTCGCTGTGGCCACGCGCGAGGTGGCGCGCGCTGCACCGTTTCAGGCTTTGGTGCCAGGGTTGACGGTTCACAACAGCTATGACGCCCTGCTCGCAGACCCGAATATTGATGCGGTCTATATTCCCCTGCCCAATCACCTGCATGTCGAATGGTCAGTGAAAGCGGCGCAGGCGGGCAAACATGTGCTGTGTGAAAAGCCCATTGCCCTGCATTCAAGCGAAATCGACCAGTTGATCGCCGCGCGCGATACCACTGGCCGACTGATTGCCGAAGCGTTCATGGTCGCCCACCACCCCCAATGGGCACTGGCGCGTGATCTGTTGGCGCAAGGGGCCATCGGGCGGCTGGAACATGTAGACGGGTGTTTCACCTACACCAACCGCGACCTGAGCAATATCCGCCATATCGCCGATATGGGGGGCGGGGGCTTGCGTGATGTGGGTGTTTACCCTTGCTTTGTGACGCGCATGACAACCGGCATGGAACCCGAAACCCTGCGCGCCGATATCCGCACCCAGAATGGTGTCGATATTTTCGCCCGCGTCTGGGCCGATTTCGCAGATTTCACCATGTCGTTTTACTGCGGGATGATGCAGGCGCGGCGTCAGCAGATGGTGTTTCACGGACAAGACGGCTGGATTGCGCTGAATGCACCGTTCAACGGGCCGAATTACGGGGATTGCCGGGTCGACTGGTGCGACGCCGACGGGCAGATCACCACGCGGCATTTCAACAACATCAACCAATATGCGCTGATGATCGAAGCTTTTGGCCGGTCGGTGCGGACTGGCAGCGCTTTTGCCTGCCCGCTGGAAATGTCGCGCGGCAATCAGGTGATGATCGACGCGATCTTTGACGCAGCGGCTTAG
- the argS gene encoding arginine--tRNA ligase: MNLFSDIRALVLDCLQAMVADSALPQGLDFSNVAVEPPRDPAHGDMATNAAMVLAKPAGLKPREIADALAAALTADARIDSAEVAGPGFLNLRLSPALWQGVVATALTDGLAFGRSDMGQGVRVNVEFVSANPTGPMHVGHTRGAVVGDALCNLLAFAGYDVTREYYINDGGAQVDVLARSAYERYREAHGLSPEIADGLYPGEYLKDVGEELKAEFGETFLDQPESVWLETVRNFATDRMMGMIREDLAALGVRMDVYSSEKALYGTGEIETAIERLRAQNLIYTGTLEPPKGKTPEDWEPREQTLFRSTAHGDDVDRPIMKSDGSWTYFAPDIAYHYNKIAREFDLLIDIFGADHGGYVKRMKAAVSALSNGRVPLEVKLIQLVKLYKNGEPFKMSKRAGTFVTLRDVVDEVGADVTRFVMLTRKNDATLDFDFDKVLEQSRDNPVFYVQYAHARICSVLRKAADMGVATDDTALANAAHTMLDDPAELALMRKLAEWPRIVELAARTQEPHRIAAYLSELAAEFHGLWNRGNDTPALRFVQEGDLATTSAKIALARGTGVVISAGLAILGVTPVTEMR, translated from the coding sequence ATGAACCTGTTTTCCGATATTCGTGCGCTGGTGCTGGACTGTTTGCAGGCCATGGTCGCTGACAGCGCGTTGCCGCAAGGCCTGGATTTCAGCAATGTCGCGGTAGAACCGCCGCGCGATCCCGCGCATGGCGATATGGCAACGAACGCCGCGATGGTGCTGGCCAAACCTGCCGGGTTGAAACCGCGCGAGATTGCCGATGCGCTTGCCGCAGCCCTGACCGCAGATGCCCGTATTGACAGTGCAGAAGTCGCGGGGCCGGGGTTTTTGAACCTGCGCCTGTCGCCGGCGTTATGGCAAGGTGTTGTTGCAACGGCCTTGACCGACGGCCTGGCGTTCGGACGCTCGGATATGGGGCAGGGGGTGCGGGTAAATGTCGAGTTCGTGTCCGCAAACCCCACTGGGCCTATGCATGTGGGCCATACGCGCGGCGCGGTGGTGGGGGACGCATTGTGCAACCTGCTGGCCTTCGCAGGCTATGATGTGACGCGCGAATATTACATCAACGATGGTGGCGCGCAGGTCGATGTTCTGGCGCGGTCAGCCTATGAGCGCTACCGCGAGGCGCATGGCCTGTCGCCCGAAATTGCCGATGGGCTTTATCCCGGCGAATACCTTAAAGATGTGGGCGAGGAGCTGAAGGCCGAGTTCGGCGAGACGTTCCTTGACCAACCCGAGTCTGTGTGGCTGGAGACAGTGCGCAATTTTGCAACGGATCGCATGATGGGCATGATCCGCGAGGATCTGGCCGCCCTTGGTGTGCGCATGGATGTCTATTCCAGCGAGAAAGCGCTTTACGGCACTGGCGAGATCGAGACCGCCATTGAACGGCTGCGCGCGCAAAACCTGATCTATACCGGCACGCTGGAGCCGCCGAAGGGCAAGACGCCTGAAGACTGGGAACCGCGCGAACAAACCCTGTTCCGGTCGACCGCGCATGGCGACGATGTTGACCGCCCGATCATGAAATCGGATGGAAGCTGGACGTATTTCGCCCCTGATATTGCATATCATTACAACAAGATAGCGCGCGAATTTGATCTGCTGATCGACATTTTCGGCGCCGATCATGGCGGCTATGTCAAGCGGATGAAAGCGGCCGTATCGGCGCTGTCCAATGGTCGTGTGCCGCTGGAGGTGAAGCTGATCCAGTTGGTGAAACTTTACAAGAACGGCGAGCCGTTCAAGATGTCCAAGCGTGCAGGCACATTTGTGACCCTGCGCGATGTGGTGGATGAAGTGGGCGCAGATGTCACCCGCTTTGTCATGCTGACCCGCAAGAACGACGCAACGCTGGATTTCGATTTTGACAAGGTGCTTGAACAATCCCGCGATAATCCGGTGTTCTATGTGCAATATGCCCATGCACGGATATGCTCGGTGCTGCGCAAGGCGGCGGATATGGGCGTTGCAACAGATGACACGGCGCTTGCGAATGCGGCGCATACAATGCTGGATGACCCTGCCGAACTGGCACTGATGCGGAAACTGGCCGAATGGCCGCGGATTGTGGAACTGGCAGCGCGCACGCAAGAACCCCATAGAATTGCCGCCTATCTGTCTGAATTGGCAGCGGAATTTCACGGATTGTGGAACCGTGGCAATGACACGCCCGCACTTCGTTTCGTGCAAGAGGGCGATCTTGCCACAACCTCGGCCAAAATTGCACTCGCGCGCGGGACAGGCGTTGTTATTTCCGCCGGGCTTGCTATCCTAGGTGTCACGCCAGTCACTGAAATGCGCTAA
- a CDS encoding SPOR domain-containing protein, producing the protein MGESRYFPADNAHGHVPVNGRSGHMHSDGHSYHGYGDGAGYAPEYARAPQRAPAAAPEYAPMQDPAYGAAQGYAPYPAQPGHYAPDAAYNPHAAYAHPSQGYAPAPNAPPVNAARRGAAPHAPQYMSGGGGGASLTMRPNAVMHAFGAVISLALVVAAGVWTWQMMQRDVSGVPVVRALEGPSRVAPENPGGRQAAFQGLAINELAAASDDDGSGAIMLAPPPTGLGANDIQPRQADQIQPPSSDYSSDTEAAIPVSLQTDVPEISGEPLGFVTPNRLAVSRSVRPPARGQDVQVARAATPAAQSAPATVSSSSDADAIAASVAAGMSSPRGLDVDPASIGPGTRLVQLGAFDDAPAARAAWDQLARRFSPLLDDRGRVIEAAHSGGSVFYRLRAHGFEDERDARRFCSALVAQNIDCIPVLVR; encoded by the coding sequence ATGGGTGAGAGCAGGTATTTCCCCGCAGATAATGCCCACGGTCATGTGCCGGTGAATGGCAGGTCCGGCCACATGCATTCTGATGGGCATTCCTATCATGGATATGGTGACGGTGCGGGTTATGCACCGGAATATGCACGCGCGCCCCAGCGCGCCCCTGCGGCCGCCCCCGAATACGCCCCGATGCAAGATCCTGCCTATGGTGCTGCGCAAGGCTATGCGCCTTATCCGGCGCAGCCCGGCCACTATGCCCCTGATGCTGCATATAATCCGCACGCCGCATACGCGCATCCGTCACAGGGCTATGCGCCTGCGCCCAATGCACCGCCCGTGAATGCCGCGCGGCGGGGTGCCGCACCGCATGCGCCCCAGTATATGTCCGGTGGTGGCGGGGGCGCGTCGCTGACGATGCGGCCCAATGCCGTGATGCATGCCTTCGGGGCGGTTATATCACTTGCGCTTGTGGTTGCGGCTGGTGTTTGGACATGGCAGATGATGCAGCGTGATGTGTCGGGCGTGCCGGTTGTGCGTGCATTGGAAGGGCCGTCGCGCGTGGCCCCCGAAAACCCCGGTGGACGGCAGGCTGCGTTTCAGGGTCTGGCGATAAACGAACTGGCGGCCGCATCTGATGATGATGGCAGTGGCGCGATTATGCTGGCACCGCCCCCGACAGGGTTGGGCGCAAATGACATTCAGCCGCGTCAGGCGGACCAGATTCAGCCCCCCTCATCCGACTATTCCTCTGACACCGAGGCCGCCATTCCGGTTTCATTGCAAACTGACGTGCCCGAAATAAGTGGCGAGCCGCTGGGCTTTGTCACCCCCAACCGCCTTGCCGTGTCGCGTTCGGTGCGCCCGCCTGCACGCGGGCAGGATGTGCAGGTTGCGCGCGCTGCCACCCCCGCCGCGCAAAGCGCGCCCGCGACGGTATCTTCCAGTTCCGACGCCGACGCGATTGCCGCGTCTGTGGCGGCGGGTATGTCATCGCCGCGCGGGCTGGATGTGGACCCTGCCAGCATCGGGCCGGGCACGCGCCTTGTGCAACTGGGTGCATTTGATGATGCACCGGCGGCACGTGCGGCATGGGACCAGTTGGCACGCCGCTTTTCGCCCTTGCTGGATGACCGTGGCCGCGTGATCGAAGCGGCCCATAGCGGCGGGTCGGTATTTTACCGCCTGCGCGCGCACGGGTTTGAAGATGAACGCGATGCACGGCGGTTCTGTTCAGCGCTGGTTGCACAGAATATCGACTGTATTCCTGTGCTTGTACGATGA
- the nagZ gene encoding beta-N-acetylhexosaminidase: MSQTPRAVIFGCEGTRLNNMERRFIADASPWGAILFARNVETPAQLSALCADWRDVLGRDIPILIDQEGGRVQRMRAPHWREWMPALEQTQRSANPARAMYVRGRLIAGELRAVGVDVNCAPLADIAFAHTHAVLRNRCYGQDVDTVTACARAMANGLLAGGVLPVLKHIPGHGRADLDSHLQLPVVDTPREDLEHTDFAVFRALADLPMGMSAHLVFSDIDPDLPATTSIRMIDLIRNSIGFSGLLMSDDISMQALRGPVAARADAALRAGCDIVLHCNGNLDEMRSLAGACPPMSAAAQQRADQALAQRTSPDGADMDALLAEYDALVGAA, from the coding sequence ATGAGCCAGACACCGCGCGCAGTTATTTTCGGCTGCGAGGGGACGCGCCTGAACAACATGGAGCGCCGGTTTATCGCAGATGCGTCCCCTTGGGGTGCGATTTTGTTTGCGCGCAATGTTGAAACGCCAGCCCAACTGTCCGCGCTTTGCGCGGATTGGCGCGATGTGCTGGGGCGCGATATTCCCATTCTGATAGATCAGGAAGGCGGGCGCGTGCAGCGCATGCGCGCGCCGCATTGGCGCGAATGGATGCCCGCGCTAGAGCAGACACAGCGCAGCGCCAACCCCGCGCGCGCCATGTATGTGCGGGGGCGTCTTATCGCGGGGGAATTGCGTGCAGTCGGGGTGGATGTGAATTGCGCGCCGCTGGCGGATATTGCGTTCGCCCACACGCATGCCGTTTTGCGCAACCGCTGCTACGGGCAGGATGTGGACACCGTGACCGCCTGCGCGCGCGCCATGGCAAACGGGTTGCTGGCGGGCGGTGTGCTGCCAGTGCTGAAACACATCCCCGGTCATGGCCGCGCCGATCTGGACAGTCATCTGCAACTGCCGGTGGTTGATACGCCCCGCGAGGATCTGGAACACACCGATTTTGCGGTATTCCGTGCGCTGGCTGATCTGCCCATGGGAATGAGTGCGCATCTGGTGTTTTCTGACATCGATCCTGATTTGCCCGCCACGACATCGATACGGATGATCGACCTGATCCGCAACAGTATCGGGTTTTCGGGCCTGTTGATGAGTGATGACATCTCGATGCAGGCGCTTCGCGGGCCAGTCGCTGCGCGTGCAGATGCCGCGTTGCGGGCTGGGTGTGATATCGTTTTGCATTGCAATGGCAATCTGGATGAAATGCGCAGTCTTGCGGGCGCATGCCCGCCCATGAGCGCTGCTGCGCAGCAGCGTGCAGATCAGGCATTGGCACAGCGAACCAGCCCTGACGGGGCGGATATGGACGCGTTGCTGGCCGAATATGATGCGCTTGTCGGCGCGGCGTGA
- a CDS encoding LysR family transcriptional regulator produces MSLAPWDELRTALHVARAGTVSGAAHALGVHHATVIRHIDALEDRLGVKLFQRHAKGYSPTEAGQALAEVAGGAEQNFDALAARLHGLQDGIGGDLVITTVPELCRLLMPAIQALMDEHPALSPCLRTEERVLQLEYGEAHLAIRAGARPQEPDNVVQPLGDLSFGLYGAESYLKQHGTPSGMDDLGTHLFIAADAVNVRAPFDIWLRQTGYKVALRSNSTTVRADATRSGMGLGFLTPALAPEGLVQVVEPQPEWSAPIWLVTHVDLHRSAKVQAASAAIKQVLAPSLMKP; encoded by the coding sequence ATGAGCCTTGCCCCATGGGATGAACTGCGCACTGCCCTGCATGTCGCGCGTGCCGGCACTGTAAGTGGCGCGGCCCATGCGCTGGGTGTGCATCATGCAACGGTCATCCGTCATATTGATGCGCTGGAAGACCGGCTTGGCGTCAAGCTGTTTCAGCGCCACGCAAAAGGGTATTCCCCGACCGAAGCGGGGCAGGCATTGGCCGAAGTTGCCGGTGGCGCAGAACAGAACTTCGATGCGCTGGCCGCGCGGCTGCACGGGTTACAAGACGGAATTGGCGGCGATCTTGTGATAACCACCGTGCCGGAGCTATGCCGCCTGTTGATGCCCGCCATTCAGGCCCTGATGGATGAACATCCTGCGCTAAGCCCTTGCCTGCGCACCGAAGAACGCGTTTTGCAGCTTGAATATGGCGAGGCGCATCTGGCCATTCGTGCCGGTGCCCGCCCGCAGGAACCCGATAATGTGGTGCAGCCTTTGGGGGATTTGTCGTTCGGGCTGTATGGTGCCGAAAGCTATCTGAAGCAGCACGGCACCCCGTCGGGGATGGACGATCTGGGCACGCATCTGTTCATCGCCGCAGATGCCGTGAATGTCCGCGCCCCGTTCGACATATGGCTGCGGCAGACAGGGTATAAGGTTGCGTTGCGCAGCAACAGCACCACGGTTCGCGCCGATGCAACGCGCAGCGGTATGGGACTGGGCTTTCTGACGCCAGCGCTTGCCCCTGAAGGATTGGTGCAGGTGGTTGAACCCCAACCCGAATGGTCCGCACCAATATGGCTGGTGACGCATGTGGACCTGCACCGCAGTGCCAAAGTTCAGGCGGCGAGTGCGGCGATAAAACAGGTTTTGGCGCCAAGTCTGATGAAACCCTAG
- a CDS encoding extracellular solute-binding protein: protein MLSKICRNTTATIILAMGCAALSPAFAQATHGIAMYGDPALPPDFEHLPHVNPDAPKGGRIVQGEVGGFDSLNPHILKGRSPWQLQYLAYESLMGQNWDEPFTLYGLLAESVETDEARTWVEFTLRPEAAFSDGSPVTVEDVLWSYETLGTVGHPRYHGTWARVERAEITGERSIRFTFTEPDRELPLIMGMRPILQKAQWDGLDFAESGTSVIPITTAPYVIDRFEAGRYVYLKRNPDYWGNDLPFMRGQANLDEIRMEFFGDGTAMFEAFTSGMLNTMRETNAASWNTRYDFPAMQAGEVVKSEIPHERPSGIAGFVMNSRNPLFSDWRVREAMIHAFNFEYINQIINASEDPRITSYFSNSVLGMHDGPADGRVAEFLAPFADDLLPGTLEGYTLPVSDGSVTNRANMRAATNLLAEAGWDADSAGVLRNADGDPFRFTILLRQGSSEVLAIAEIYSEALSRLGMNVNVTQIDSAQYTERTNAFDFDMAYYIRGLSLSPGAEQRLYWGSDAATAEGSRNWMGVQSPAIDALIERLVTSNDQEDFIDSARALDRVLTAGRHVVPFWFNDRARIAHARELRFPERLPIYGDWIGFQPDVWWWQE from the coding sequence ATGTTATCAAAAATATGTCGAAACACGACCGCAACCATCATTCTTGCGATGGGGTGCGCAGCCCTAAGCCCTGCATTTGCACAGGCCACCCATGGCATAGCTATGTATGGTGACCCTGCCCTACCACCAGATTTTGAACATTTGCCCCATGTGAACCCCGACGCGCCCAAAGGCGGACGCATCGTTCAGGGCGAAGTCGGCGGCTTTGATTCGCTGAACCCGCATATCCTGAAAGGGCGCAGTCCGTGGCAATTACAATATTTGGCTTATGAAAGCCTGATGGGCCAGAACTGGGACGAACCCTTCACACTTTACGGTCTTTTGGCCGAATCGGTTGAAACTGATGAAGCCCGCACCTGGGTTGAATTCACCTTGCGCCCCGAAGCCGCGTTTTCCGATGGCAGCCCCGTCACGGTTGAAGATGTGCTGTGGTCCTATGAAACGCTGGGCACAGTGGGCCACCCCCGCTATCACGGCACCTGGGCGCGGGTTGAACGTGCGGAAATCACGGGCGAGCGGTCCATCCGCTTCACCTTTACCGAGCCTGACCGCGAATTGCCGCTGATCATGGGCATGCGCCCGATCCTGCAAAAGGCGCAATGGGACGGGCTGGATTTTGCCGAATCAGGCACATCGGTTATTCCCATCACCACCGCGCCCTATGTCATCGACCGGTTCGAAGCGGGGCGCTATGTCTATCTGAAGCGCAATCCCGACTATTGGGGCAATGACCTGCCGTTCATGCGCGGACAGGCCAATCTTGATGAAATCCGCATGGAATTTTTCGGCGATGGCACCGCCATGTTCGAGGCCTTCACCTCTGGCATGCTCAACACCATGCGCGAAACAAACGCGGCATCATGGAACACGCGCTATGATTTCCCCGCCATGCAGGCAGGCGAGGTGGTGAAATCGGAAATCCCCCATGAACGCCCGTCCGGTATTGCCGGTTTCGTGATGAACAGCCGCAACCCCCTGTTTTCCGACTGGCGTGTGCGCGAAGCGATGATTCACGCGTTTAACTTTGAATACATCAACCAGATCATCAACGCGTCCGAAGACCCGCGAATCACATCCTATTTCTCGAATTCGGTTCTGGGCATGCACGATGGCCCGGCAGACGGGCGCGTGGCGGAATTTCTGGCCCCCTTTGCCGATGATCTTCTGCCCGGCACACTTGAAGGCTACACGCTGCCGGTATCGGATGGCAGCGTGACAAACCGTGCCAATATGCGCGCGGCCACCAATCTGCTGGCCGAAGCGGGATGGGACGCAGACAGCGCGGGCGTTTTGCGCAATGCAGATGGCGACCCGTTCCGTTTTACCATTTTGCTGCGCCAAGGCTCCAGCGAGGTTCTGGCGATTGCCGAGATTTATTCCGAAGCCCTGTCGCGGCTGGGAATGAATGTCAACGTCACCCAGATTGATTCGGCGCAATATACCGAGCGCACGAATGCGTTCGATTTCGACATGGCCTATTACATTCGCGGCCTGTCCCTGTCGCCCGGTGCTGAACAGCGGCTGTATTGGGGGTCTGACGCGGCAACTGCGGAAGGGTCCCGCAACTGGATGGGCGTTCAAAGCCCTGCGATAGACGCACTGATCGAACGGCTTGTCACATCGAACGATCAGGAAGATTTCATCGACAGCGCCCGCGCATTGGACCGCGTTCTGACAGCGGGACGACATGTCGTGCCCTTCTGGTTCAACGACCGCGCCCGCATCGCACATGCGCGCGAGCTACGCTTCCCCGAACGCCTGCCAATCTATGGCGACTGGATCGGCTTTCAGCCCGATGTCTGGTGGTGGCAGGAGTGA
- a CDS encoding 3-hydroxybutyrate dehydrogenase — protein MQLAGKRAVVTGSNSGIGLGVARELARAGAEVVINSFSDTPEDHQIAADIASETGASVTYIQADMSKPDDCRALIEKAGGCDILVNNAGIQHVARIEEFPQDKWDAIIAINLSSAFHTTAAALPGMYAKGWGRVVNIASAHGLTASPYKSAYIAAKHGVVGLSKTTALEAAGKGVTCNAVCPGYVLTPIVEKQIPDQMKTHNMDRETVIKEVMLSRQPSGEFATVEQIGGTTVFLCSDAAAQITGTTISVDGGWTAL, from the coding sequence ATGCAGCTTGCAGGAAAACGCGCGGTCGTCACGGGGTCGAATTCGGGAATCGGGCTGGGGGTCGCGCGCGAACTGGCCCGCGCGGGCGCGGAAGTGGTGATAAATTCCTTTTCCGACACACCAGAAGATCACCAGATCGCGGCCGATATTGCCAGCGAAACCGGCGCGTCCGTCACCTATATTCAGGCCGATATGTCGAAACCGGACGACTGCCGCGCCCTGATAGAAAAGGCTGGCGGCTGCGATATTCTGGTGAATAACGCAGGCATTCAGCATGTCGCGCGGATTGAAGAATTCCCGCAGGACAAATGGGACGCGATCATCGCGATCAACCTGTCATCGGCGTTTCATACCACTGCGGCGGCCCTGCCGGGGATGTATGCAAAAGGGTGGGGGCGTGTGGTCAACATCGCCTCGGCGCACGGGTTGACGGCAAGCCCCTATAAATCCGCCTATATTGCCGCGAAACACGGGGTTGTGGGGCTTAGCAAGACGACCGCGCTGGAAGCCGCGGGCAAGGGGGTGACCTGCAATGCTGTGTGTCCGGGCTATGTGCTGACGCCGATTGTCGAAAAGCAGATCCCCGACCAGATGAAAACCCACAACATGGACCGTGAAACAGTGATCAAGGAAGTCATGCTGTCGCGTCAGCCTTCAGGGGAATTTGCCACTGTCGAGCAAATCGGAGGCACGACCGTGTTTTTATGCTCTGACGCGGCAGCGCAGATCACCGGCACCACGATTTCGGTCGACGGAGGCTGGACGGCGCTTTGA